One window of Saimiri boliviensis isolate mSaiBol1 chromosome 4, mSaiBol1.pri, whole genome shotgun sequence genomic DNA carries:
- the LOC101053625 gene encoding tubulin beta chain-like produces MLKLLGERFWGQDSPHGAKVPTNGLLPGITELTQQLFDAKNMMATCDPQHGYLTVAAIFRGRMSMREVDEQMFNIQNKNSSYFAEWLPNNRKTAVCDIPPRGLKMSATFTANNTAIQELFKRVSEQFTAMFRRKAFLHWYAGEGMDEMEFTDAKSNLNDLMSEHQQCQDATAEEEEFEECAEEEEVA; encoded by the coding sequence ATGCTAAAACTATTGGGTGAAAGGTTTTGGGGGCAAGATAGTCCCCATGGTGCCAAAGTACCGACGAATGGATTACTTCCTGGCATAACTGAGCTCACTCAGCAACTCTTTGATGCTAAGAATATGATGGCCACCTGTGACCCCCAACATGGCTACCTAACCGTGGCTGCCATTTTTAGAGGTCGCATGTCCATGAGGGAGGTGGATGAGCAAATGTTCAACATTCAGAATAAGAACAGCAGCTACTTTGCTGAATGGCTCCCTAACAACAGGAAAACAGCCGTCTGTGACATCCCACCCCGGGGGCTAAAAATGTCGGCCACCTTCACTGCTAACAACACAGCGATCCAAGAGCTCTTCAAACGCGTCTCCGAACAGTTTACAGCTATGTTCAGGCGCAAGGCCTTCCTGCACTGGTACGCGGGCGAGGGCATGGATGAGATGGAGTTCACCGACGCCAAGAGCAACCTTAATGACCTGATGTCAGAACACCAGCAATGCCAAGATGccacagctgaggaggaggagtttgaggagtgtgctgaggaggaggaggtagcctag
- the TRIM26 gene encoding tripartite motif-containing protein 26: MATSAPLRSLEEEVTCSICLDYLRDPVTIDCGHVFCRSCTTDVRPISGSRPVCPLCKKPFKKENIRPVWQLASLVENIERLKVDKGRQPGEVTREQQDAKLCERHREKLHYYCEDDGKLLCVMCRESREHRPHTAVLMEKAAQPHREKILNHLSTLRRDRDKIQGFQAKGEGDILAALKKLQDQRQYIVAEFEQGHQFLREREQHLLEQLAKLEQELTEGREKFKSRGVGELARLALIISELEGKAQQPAAELMQDTRDFLNRYPRKKFWVGKPIARVVKKKTGEFSDKVLSLQRGLREFQGKLLRDLEYKTVSVTLDPQSASGYLQLSEDWKCVTYTSLYKCAYLHPQQFDCEPGVLGSKGFTWGKVYWEVEVEREGWSEDEEDGEEEEEGEEEEEEEEAGYGDGYDDWETDEDEESLGDEEEEEEDEEEEVLESCMVGVARDSLKRKGDLSLRPEDGVWALRLSSSGIWANTSPEAELFPALRPRRVGIALDYDGGTVTFTNAESQELIYTFTATFTRRLVPFLWLKWPGTRLLLRP; encoded by the exons ATGGCCACGTCAGCCCCACTACGGAGCCTGGAAGAGGAGGTGACCTGCTCCATCTGTCTCGATTACCTGCGGGACCCTGTGACCATTGACTGTGGCCACGTCTTCTGCCGCAGCTGCACCACAGATGTCCGCCCCATCTCAGGGAGCCGTCCCGTCTGCCCGCTCTGTAAGAAGCCTTTTAAGAAGGAGAATATTCGACCCGTGTGGCAGCTGGCCAGCCTGGTGGAGAACATCGAGCGGCTGAAGGTGGACAAGGGCAGGCAGCCGGGAGAGGTGACCCGGGAGCAGCAGGACGCGAAGCTGTGCGAGCGACACCGGGAGAAGCTGCACTACTACTGTGAGGACGATGGGAAGCTGCTGTGCGTGATGTGCCGGGAGTCCCGGGAGCACAGGCCCCACACGGCCGTCCTCATGGAGAAGGCTGCCCAGCCCCACAGG GAAAAAATCCTGAATCACCTGAGTACCctaaggagagacagagacaaaattCAGGGCTTCCAGGCAAAGGGAGAAGGTGATATCCTGGCTGCGCTG AAGAAGCTCCAGGACCAGAGGCAGTACATTGTGGCTGAGTTTGAGCAGGGTCATCAGTTCCTGAGGGAGCGGGAGCAGCACCTGCTGGAACAGCTGGCGAAGCTGGAGCAGGAGCTCACGGAGGGCAGAGAGAAGTTCAAGAGCCGGGGCGTCGGAGAGCTCGCCCGGCTGGCCCTGATCATCTCCGAACTGGAGGGCAAGGCACAGCAGCCAGCTGCAGAGCTCATGCAG gaCACAAGAGATTTCCTAAACAG GTATCCACGGAAGAAGTTCTGGGTTGGGAAACCCATTGCTCgagtggttaaaaaaaagacTGGAGAATTCTCAGATAAAGTCCTCTCTCTGCAGCGAGGCCTGAGGGAATTCCAGG GGAAGCTGCTGAGAGACTTGGAATATAAGACAG TGAGTGTCACCCTGGACCCACAGTCGGCCAGTGGGTACCTGCAGCTGTCAGAGGACTGGAAGTGCGTGACCTACACCAGCCTGTACAAGTGTGCCTACCTGCACCCCCAGCAGTTTGACTGTGAGCCTGGGGTGCTGGGCAGCAAGGGCTTCACCTGGGGCAAGGTCTACTGGGAAGTGGAAGTGGAGAGGGAGGGCTGGTCTGAGGATGAAGAagatggggaagaggaggaagagggagaagaggaggaggaggaagaggaggccgGCTATGGGGATGGATATGACGACTGGGAAACGGACGAGGATGAGGAATCATTGGgtgatgaagaggaagaagaggaggatgaagaggaggaagttCTGGAAAGCTGCATGGTGGGGGTGGCCAGAGACTCTTTGAAAAGGAAGGGAGACCTCTCCCTGCGGCCAGAGGATGGTGTGTGGGCACTGCGCCTCTCCTCCTCTGGCATCTGGGCCAACACCAGCCCCGAGGCTGAGCTCTTCCCAGCGCTACGGCCCCGGAGAGTGGGCATTGCCCTGGATTATGATGGGGGCACCGTGACTTTCACCAATGCAGAGTCACAGGAACTCATCTACACCTTCACCGCCACCTTCACCCGGCGCCTGGTTCCCTTCCTGTGGCTCAAGTGGCCAGGAACACGTCTCCTACTGAGACCCTGA